The sequence below is a genomic window from Serratia nevei.
AGAGGCACCCCATGTGGATCCGTGACTCTCATCAGGATCCTTTTGCCGACGTGCGCCTTGAAATTCGCCCGGCTTACCGCGCCGCGGGTAGGCGTGACCGACTGGTTGGTCAGCGCGAGATCGACATCATCCGGCAAACTCTCCACATCAAGACGAATCGAGTTGTTGCGATAAGGGGTGGCATAAGGAACGATGGCATAGCCGCGCCAATCGGTTTTCACCCCGACCTGGTTACCGACCGCCACATCGCTGGCGCCGGCCGCCGTCACCAGGGCGGCCGTCTCGCCAAAGGGCTGGCCGAAGGTGACGCCGTCTTCGTGGGCAATCACGCCCCCTTTTACGCCATAGTTGACGCGCTGTTGGCTGCGATCGTAAGCGTATCCCGCGACGAGTTCGCCGTAGGTGGCACGCCAGTCAAGGTTGGCATTGCCGCTGTTGCCCTGGCCCTGATTGCCATACCCTTCCTGTACGCTCCAGTTGAGGTTGTTGCCGGCCAGCGCCGTGCCGTTGAGCCCCGCCGTATGGCTGGTATTGCCTTTTTGGCTGGTATTGAGGCTATAGGTGGCGTAGGTGTTGCTCAGCCATTTCTCCAACGGCACGCTGATATTGAAGGCAAACAGTTGGTCGCGATCGTAAATACGCCGTTGTCCCCGGTCTGAGTCACCGTAAATAGCCTGTGAATTACGGTTGTAGCTGTAGTTAAAACCGTAACTGATGCCATTCCAGCTATTGTTGTAACCCGCGCTCAGCGATTGCATGTTGCGCTCGGAATTCCAGTAATCTTCGCTGACCGCGCTGAGGGAAAGCGAACCCGCCCCCTCCCATAAATTCTGGTTGAGCGTAATCTCGGCGCGGTTTTTACGGCGGTCTGTCAGGGCGTAGCGGTTGCCGCTGCGGTAGGTGTCCAGCACTTCCTGCAGCCCATAATAGCCGCTGGTCGAATAGCGGTAGCCGGCAATGGCGAAGTTCGTGCCGGTCGCTACGATGTTTTTGCTGTAGCGCACGCGCCACGACTGGCCGTCGCTTTTCGGCTGATGTTCCTGTTTCGCCCAGGCCTGAGTCGCGTCCACCGACAGGGCGCCGAACTCGCCCAGGTTTTTACCCACCCCCAAGGCCAAGGATTGATACGGGCCGGCGAATTGCCCGCCGCCATAGAGGGTAAAGCCGGCCGGCAAGCCGTAAATCAGGCTGCCCTGCGAGAAAACCTTTTTCTCCACGCTGTGATCGTAAGTGCGATATTGGCCGGACGTCAGCGCGTATTTCAGGCGCCCTTCGCGTTGCAATACCGGCAAGCTGGCAAAAGGCACGGTCATATGCTGTTCGCTGCCGTCCGCCTCTTTGATCGTCACGTCCAAATCGCCGCTGCCGCCGGTCGGATACATGTCAGAAATCTCGAACGCGCCCGGCGCGACATAACTCTGGTAGATGACATAACCGTTTTGGCGAATGACCACCTGCGCGTTGCTGCGCGCAATGCCGCGCACCACCGGCGCATAGCCGCGCAGGCTTTCCGGCAACATGTCGTCATCGGAGGCCAGCTGCGCGCCGCGAAACGACACGCTGTCAAACACATCGGACGGAGTGCTGCTTTCACCGAGCGTGAGCAAGCTCTTCAGGCTGATGATATTGCGCTGGGCGTAGGTATAGACGGTGTCCCAGCGATCTTCCGACTGCCGCCCGCCACCGCCGCTGTTGTAGCTCCAGGTGGTGTAATTCCGCACCCGCCAGGCCCCCAGATTGAACCCCGGCCGCAGGTTGAGGTAGTAGCTGCTTGCGCTCTGGGTAAAACGATCGCGCCCCTTGCTGTTGCTGCCGGTGAAACCGTAATTAAGCAGCATCGCCGGCATCCCTTCGTCCCACAGTTCGGGCGGTACATAGCCACGCACCCGATTTTCCAACGCCGCCTGGGGAATGCTCAGCACCAGCCGCTGGCGGTTAAATTGAAATTGCGCCGAGGCCTGCGGGATGGCGGCCAAATTCGCGCACTCTTCCGCGCGGTTCAATGCGGGAAACCGCTCGATCTTCACGCCGAGCCGTTGTAAATCCTCCCCCGTCAGGCAAGGCTGCAGGCCGGCTTTATCGTCGCCGCCGGGCTTGATAACAAACCGAACATCACGCGTCTCCATCAGCATGTCATTCACCCAAATATCCACCCGATACTTGCCGGGCACTTGGTTGCCGTTTTCAAACACCGACAGGTCAACAGGCTGTTGGCCCGAACGCCCCGTTTCCAGCAACGCCGGATTGAAATAGTCACGGGAAAAGGCGGGGTTGGCCATGTTGCCGCATACCGCCGTGGTTGCCGTGAATAAGACGATGCGCTTCAGCCAAGCATCCCGCTTCGCTGCTCTACGCTGACGAGTTATCATTCATTAGCTCCATTATTGAATTCGTTATTCCCTTCTGCCGCCCATCCCCTGGCGGTTAAATACCTGACTGATGCTCCTTGCCGGTGCCGCCGTAGTCGTTAATTAATTTCCAACTGACCGACGACGCGCCAGAAACCGGCAATGAAAACATTTCACTACTCATCGGCGCGATATAAGTCACCTCTTTCATTTCGCGCCCGCCGATGCGAACATAATGAAAATTCATATAATACGGCGTGGGGTTGGTGAGTTTTAATTCCTTGCCGACGCGCTGCCACGTCAACCGTTGAGTCACATCCTCGGGAACCTGTTTGAGCAGCGCCGCAGGGCGATAAATCAGTTTGAGGCGCGTTTTTACCGCGATTTGCAACGTGTTCGACTTACCCGTGTGTTCTGTCGAAGGAATGGACTTTATATTCATCCAATACAGGCTCTCTTTATCCTTCGGCAAGTCATCGCCGACGCGGACGATGCGCAGCATATTCTCCTGATGCCCATCCAGACGAAATAAAGGCGGCGTAATGATAAAGGCTATCTTATCCACGCCGCTCTGTTGATTATCCAGCCAGGACTGGATTAAATAAGGTTCGTTGTCCGGGTTGTCGACGCTGATTGAGGCTTCTTTTTTTTCACCGTTAAAAATCACTCGCGTTCCACCGACAACCACACCGGCCTGCGCCGTAGAAAAAAATAATAATAAAATGAATCCCATTAGGGCACTGCAGCAATTAAACCGCATAATATTATCTCCGAGGTAATACGGCCCGCTGGAAACCAGCGGGCAAGAAAATATTATCAGTTGTAATTCAGCGTGAAGGTCGCGACGCTATTGGCTTTACCGGCAGTCACATCTGCAAGCGTGGAAATATAACGCGCGGTAAAATCAAGATTGTTTTTCACGCCGCTGCCGGAAGCCAGCGGATAGGCCGTTGAGGCCGTGTAAAGCGGAAGA
It includes:
- a CDS encoding molecular chaperone — protein: MRFNCCSALMGFILLLFFSTAQAGVVVGGTRVIFNGEKKEASISVDNPDNEPYLIQSWLDNQQSGVDKIAFIITPPLFRLDGHQENMLRIVRVGDDLPKDKESLYWMNIKSIPSTEHTGKSNTLQIAVKTRLKLIYRPAALLKQVPEDVTQRLTWQRVGKELKLTNPTPYYMNFHYVRIGGREMKEVTYIAPMSSEMFSLPVSGASSVSWKLINDYGGTGKEHQSGI
- a CDS encoding fimbria/pilus outer membrane usher protein, which produces MITRQRRAAKRDAWLKRIVLFTATTAVCGNMANPAFSRDYFNPALLETGRSGQQPVDLSVFENGNQVPGKYRVDIWVNDMLMETRDVRFVIKPGGDDKAGLQPCLTGEDLQRLGVKIERFPALNRAEECANLAAIPQASAQFQFNRQRLVLSIPQAALENRVRGYVPPELWDEGMPAMLLNYGFTGSNSKGRDRFTQSASSYYLNLRPGFNLGAWRVRNYTTWSYNSGGGGRQSEDRWDTVYTYAQRNIISLKSLLTLGESSTPSDVFDSVSFRGAQLASDDDMLPESLRGYAPVVRGIARSNAQVVIRQNGYVIYQSYVAPGAFEISDMYPTGGSGDLDVTIKEADGSEQHMTVPFASLPVLQREGRLKYALTSGQYRTYDHSVEKKVFSQGSLIYGLPAGFTLYGGGQFAGPYQSLALGVGKNLGEFGALSVDATQAWAKQEHQPKSDGQSWRVRYSKNIVATGTNFAIAGYRYSTSGYYGLQEVLDTYRSGNRYALTDRRKNRAEITLNQNLWEGAGSLSLSAVSEDYWNSERNMQSLSAGYNNSWNGISYGFNYSYNRNSQAIYGDSDRGQRRIYDRDQLFAFNISVPLEKWLSNTYATYSLNTSQKGNTSHTAGLNGTALAGNNLNWSVQEGYGNQGQGNSGNANLDWRATYGELVAGYAYDRSQQRVNYGVKGGVIAHEDGVTFGQPFGETAALVTAAGASDVAVGNQVGVKTDWRGYAIVPYATPYRNNSIRLDVESLPDDVDLALTNQSVTPTRGAVSRANFKAHVGKRILMRVTDPHGVPLPLGASVRDADHSAQPFLIGGDGLVYLSGMAEQGRLIVQWGRNAEHQCRISYQLPAEKPAAGIQTLNGVCQ